The Mesorhizobium koreense genome includes a window with the following:
- a CDS encoding HupE/UreJ family protein → MTTDSLKKLALAALLLPAATLPAYAHVGVGPTSSFPAGFMHPLSGLDHLTVMIAVGLWAALKGGKAIWAWPAAFVGVMLGGAALGMAHIPVPFVEPGILASVVALGLLVALAVDLPVSAGIAIIGVFALLHGHAHGTEVPENAAGLDYMAGFALATAMLHLVGIAAGLASGLKYRALTRAAGAACAAIGVGLVFGAF, encoded by the coding sequence ATGACCACCGATTCGCTCAAGAAATTGGCGCTGGCCGCGCTGCTGCTGCCCGCTGCGACGCTGCCCGCCTACGCCCATGTCGGCGTCGGCCCGACATCATCTTTCCCGGCCGGCTTCATGCATCCGCTTTCCGGGCTCGACCATCTGACGGTGATGATAGCGGTGGGCCTCTGGGCGGCACTCAAGGGCGGCAAGGCGATCTGGGCCTGGCCGGCTGCTTTCGTCGGCGTCATGCTCGGCGGCGCGGCTCTCGGCATGGCGCACATCCCCGTGCCGTTCGTCGAGCCGGGCATCCTCGCCTCGGTCGTCGCGCTCGGGCTGCTGGTGGCGCTCGCAGTAGACCTGCCGGTCTCGGCGGGCATAGCGATCATAGGCGTCTTCGCGCTGCTCCATGGCCATGCACACGGGACGGAGGTGCCGGAAAACGCTGCCGGGCTGGATTACATGGCCGGCTTCGCGCTCGCCACCGCTATGCTCCATCTGGTCGGCATCGCCGCCGGCCTTGCTTCCGGGCTGAAATACCGTGCTCTGACGCGCGCGGCGGGAGCCGCCTGCGCGGCGATCGGCGTCGGCCTCGTCTTCGGCGCATTCTGA
- a CDS encoding DUF1272 domain-containing protein, whose amino-acid sequence MLELRPGCECCDKDLPPDATDAMICTFECTFCADCAEHVLKGVCPNCGGNFSPRPIRPAAKLAKYPPSTRRVFKPDGCGGRDAA is encoded by the coding sequence ATGCTGGAACTGAGACCCGGTTGCGAGTGCTGCGACAAGGACCTGCCGCCCGATGCCACGGATGCGATGATCTGCACGTTCGAATGCACCTTCTGCGCCGATTGCGCGGAGCATGTGCTGAAAGGTGTGTGCCCCAATTGCGGAGGCAATTTCTCGCCGCGTCCGATTCGGCCAGCGGCCAAGCTGGCGAAATATCCGCCATCCACCCGACGCGTCTTCAAGCCGGATGGTTGCGGCGGCCGCGACGCCGCCTGA
- a CDS encoding urease subunit gamma: protein MNLTPREKDKLLIAMAAMVARRRLERGVKLNHPEAIALISDFIVEGARDGRSVAELMEEGAHVIGREQVMEGVAEMIPDVQVEATFPDGTKLVTVHEPIR, encoded by the coding sequence ATGAACCTCACCCCGCGGGAAAAAGACAAATTGCTCATCGCCATGGCGGCAATGGTGGCGCGCCGGCGGCTGGAGCGCGGCGTCAAGCTCAACCATCCGGAGGCGATCGCGCTCATCAGCGACTTCATCGTCGAGGGCGCCCGCGACGGGCGCTCCGTGGCCGAATTGATGGAAGAAGGTGCGCATGTAATCGGCCGTGAGCAGGTGATGGAGGGCGTCGCCGAAATGATTCCCGACGTGCAGGTGGAAGCGACTTTTCCAGATGGCACCAAGCTTGTGACCGTGCACGAACCAATTCGTTAG
- a CDS encoding urease accessory protein UreD yields the protein MFVDTSCSESVRRPPPKPQRASGKVRMVFRRRDGVTHLFRLHQDGSAKVRFPRATNGIPEAVLINTAGGMTGGDVFGTEFELLEGARATLTTQACERIYKSTGALVSVTNRIEVGAGARLDWLPQETILFNGGRMTRRLEADLADDAELLISEATVFGRAAMGETIQSGTFRDRWRISRDGKLIFADELRFEGNIACQLMRPAILAGNAAMATVLLVASECEQFLEPVREIIGNAGGASAWGGKLLVRLAAADGFSLRRVLIPLLAEFSMGRSLPKVWQL from the coding sequence ATGTTCGTCGACACCTCATGCTCTGAGAGCGTCCGGCGTCCCCCGCCGAAACCACAGCGCGCCAGCGGAAAGGTGCGCATGGTTTTCCGGCGGCGGGACGGCGTAACGCATCTCTTCCGGCTGCATCAGGACGGGTCGGCAAAGGTCCGTTTTCCGCGCGCGACCAACGGTATCCCCGAAGCGGTCCTCATCAATACCGCCGGTGGCATGACCGGCGGCGACGTGTTCGGCACTGAATTTGAATTACTGGAGGGCGCGCGGGCTACGCTCACGACACAGGCCTGCGAACGTATATACAAATCGACGGGCGCGCTGGTGAGCGTCACGAACCGTATTGAGGTCGGGGCGGGTGCTCGGCTTGACTGGCTGCCGCAGGAGACGATCCTTTTCAATGGCGGACGCATGACCCGGCGGCTGGAAGCCGATCTTGCTGACGACGCCGAACTGCTCATCTCCGAAGCGACCGTTTTTGGCCGTGCAGCCATGGGCGAAACCATTCAATCCGGCACGTTTCGCGATCGCTGGCGCATTAGCCGCGACGGAAAACTTATCTTTGCCGACGAGCTTCGCTTCGAGGGTAATATTGCCTGCCAGTTGATGCGGCCTGCCATTCTGGCCGGTAATGCCGCCATGGCCACGGTGCTGCTGGTTGCATCTGAATGCGAGCAATTCCTTGAACCCGTTCGCGAAATTATCGGAAACGCCGGCGGCGCCAGCGCCTGGGGCGGTAAGCTACTTGTTCGGCTCGCCGCCGCAGATGGCTTCTCGCTCCGGCGCGTGCTCATCCCCTTACTGGCTGAGTTTTCGATGGGCCGGTCACTCCCCAAAGTCTGGCAGCTCTGA
- the urtE gene encoding urea ABC transporter ATP-binding subunit UrtE, translating to MLEVEHATLHYGAAVALRDVSLKAEKGRITCVLGRNGVGKTSLMRAIVGHLRLTSGQVAFEGKALGRSAAYDRARSGIAFVPQGREIFPLLSVRENLETGMTPLKRAQRSIPDHVFELFPVLKDMLGRRGGDLSGGQQQQLAIGRALVMRPKLLVLDEPTEGIQPSIIKDIGRAITYLRDTAGLTILLVEQYLDFARELADSVAIMDRGRIVFTGEADSLDEPDVRRHLML from the coding sequence ATGCTTGAGGTCGAACACGCAACGCTCCATTACGGCGCGGCTGTCGCCTTGCGCGACGTTTCACTGAAGGCGGAAAAGGGCAGGATCACCTGTGTGCTCGGCCGTAATGGCGTGGGCAAGACCAGTTTGATGAGAGCGATCGTCGGCCATCTGAGGCTGACGTCGGGCCAGGTTGCCTTCGAGGGGAAGGCGCTCGGCCGGAGCGCGGCGTACGATCGCGCCCGGTCGGGCATCGCATTCGTGCCGCAGGGCCGGGAAATCTTTCCCTTGCTCAGCGTGCGCGAGAATCTGGAGACCGGCATGACGCCACTGAAGCGCGCGCAGCGGTCCATCCCGGATCACGTGTTCGAACTGTTTCCGGTGCTGAAGGACATGCTCGGTCGTCGCGGCGGCGATCTGTCCGGCGGCCAGCAGCAGCAACTCGCCATCGGCCGCGCGCTGGTCATGCGCCCGAAGCTTCTGGTGCTGGACGAGCCGACGGAAGGCATCCAGCCTTCCATCATCAAGGATATCGGCCGGGCCATCACCTATCTGCGCGATACGGCGGGCCTGACCATCCTTCTGGTGGAACAATATCTGGATTTTGCAAGAGAGCTTGCCGATTCCGTGGCAATCATGGATCGTGGCCGGATCGTCTTCACCGGAGAGGCTGACAGCCTGGATGAACCGGATGTTCGTCGACACCTCATGCTCTGA
- the urtD gene encoding urea ABC transporter ATP-binding protein UrtD, with amino-acid sequence MMSDATKPILYLDGVSVSFDGFRAVNNLSLVLEKGEMRAIIGPNGAGKTTMMDIITGKTKPDEGEVFFDGDVDLTRHDEAEIAMLGIGRKFQKPTVFESHTAEDNLLLALKGKRSVVKALFEGRSARQAERIGEILAMVRLTERRQDLAADLSHGQKQWLEIGMLLAQDPKLLLVDEPVAGMTDAETEETARLLKAIAETHSVIVVEHDMHFVRELGVKVTCLHEGSVLSEGTLDFVSADQRVVEVYLGR; translated from the coding sequence ATGATGTCGGACGCAACAAAGCCCATCCTTTACCTCGATGGCGTCTCTGTCTCCTTTGACGGCTTCCGCGCCGTCAACAATTTGTCGCTGGTGCTGGAAAAGGGCGAGATGCGCGCCATCATCGGCCCGAACGGCGCCGGCAAGACGACCATGATGGACATCATCACCGGGAAGACGAAGCCGGACGAGGGGGAAGTCTTCTTCGACGGCGATGTCGATCTCACCCGCCACGACGAGGCCGAAATCGCCATGCTCGGCATCGGCCGCAAGTTCCAGAAGCCGACCGTCTTCGAGAGCCACACGGCCGAGGACAATCTGCTGCTCGCGCTGAAAGGGAAACGCAGCGTGGTCAAGGCCTTGTTCGAAGGGCGCTCGGCCCGGCAGGCGGAGCGCATCGGGGAGATCCTCGCCATGGTTCGATTGACGGAACGGCGGCAAGACCTAGCAGCCGATCTTTCGCACGGGCAAAAGCAATGGCTGGAGATAGGTATGCTGCTCGCGCAGGACCCGAAACTTCTCCTGGTCGACGAGCCGGTCGCCGGCATGACCGATGCGGAGACGGAAGAGACAGCGCGGCTGCTCAAGGCAATCGCCGAGACGCATTCCGTCATCGTCGTCGAGCACGACATGCATTTCGTGCGCGAACTGGGTGTCAAGGTCACCTGCCTGCACGAAGGCTCGGTACTGTCAGAGGGCACGCTCGATTTCGTTTCCGCCGACCAACGTGTCGTCGAAGTCTATCTGGGGCGCTGA
- the urtC gene encoding urea ABC transporter permease subunit UrtC, translating into MMTRGAFADGFTWHVALAVLALAVSAIIVPMLNLAVPPGSALHIPTYVVTLFGKYLTYALLALALDLVWGYCGILSLGHGAFFALGGYAMGMYLMRQIGSRGVYGNPILPDFMVFLNWKELPWFWYGFNHFWVAAIMVMLVPGLLAFVFGWFAFRSRVTGVYLSIITQAMTYALLLAFFRNDMGFGGNNGLTDFKDMLGFDIQSGETRAALFAASALTLALAIVLVAFFVKSKYGKLMIAVRDAESRTRFLGWRPENVKLFAFTASAVMAGIAGALYMPQVGIINPSEFAPANSIEIVIWTAVGGRATLVGPIIGALVVNWGKSWFTGAFPEFWLFALGGLFILVTLFLPKGIVGTLVDGWSALRARRISAAAEKGIEPDNFPEDSGLTAEAAE; encoded by the coding sequence ATGATGACGCGCGGCGCCTTCGCCGACGGCTTTACCTGGCACGTTGCACTTGCTGTACTGGCACTGGCGGTGTCGGCCATCATCGTGCCGATGCTCAACCTCGCCGTCCCGCCGGGCAGTGCTCTGCATATCCCGACCTATGTCGTCACGCTTTTCGGCAAGTACCTGACCTATGCGCTTCTGGCGCTCGCCCTCGATCTGGTGTGGGGCTATTGCGGCATCCTTTCGCTTGGTCACGGCGCCTTCTTCGCGCTCGGCGGCTACGCGATGGGCATGTACCTGATGCGGCAGATCGGCTCGAGGGGCGTCTACGGAAACCCGATCCTGCCCGACTTCATGGTCTTCCTGAACTGGAAGGAATTGCCCTGGTTCTGGTACGGCTTCAACCATTTCTGGGTCGCCGCCATCATGGTGATGCTGGTGCCGGGGCTGCTGGCCTTCGTCTTCGGCTGGTTCGCGTTCAGGAGCCGTGTCACCGGCGTCTACCTATCGATCATAACCCAGGCGATGACCTACGCGCTGCTGCTCGCTTTCTTCCGGAACGACATGGGCTTCGGCGGCAACAACGGCCTTACCGATTTCAAGGATATGCTCGGCTTCGACATCCAGTCGGGCGAGACCCGCGCTGCACTGTTCGCCGCAAGCGCGCTGACCCTGGCGCTGGCGATCGTCCTCGTCGCCTTCTTCGTGAAGTCGAAATACGGGAAGCTCATGATTGCGGTGCGCGATGCGGAAAGCCGCACGCGCTTCCTCGGCTGGCGGCCGGAGAACGTCAAGCTCTTCGCTTTCACCGCATCCGCCGTGATGGCGGGGATTGCCGGCGCGCTCTACATGCCCCAGGTCGGCATCATCAATCCGAGCGAATTCGCACCGGCCAATTCCATCGAGATCGTGATCTGGACGGCGGTTGGCGGCCGCGCCACCCTCGTCGGCCCGATCATCGGGGCGCTGGTCGTCAACTGGGGCAAGAGCTGGTTCACCGGCGCCTTTCCCGAATTCTGGCTTTTCGCGCTGGGCGGTCTGTTCATCCTGGTCACGCTTTTCCTGCCGAAAGGTATCGTCGGCACGCTCGTCGACGGCTGGTCCGCGCTGCGCGCGCGACGCATCTCGGCCGCTGCCGAGAAGGGAATCGAACCCGACAACTTTCCCGAGGATAGCGGACTGACGGCGGAGGCTGCGGAGTAG